A stretch of Cicer arietinum cultivar CDC Frontier isolate Library 1 chromosome 5, Cicar.CDCFrontier_v2.0, whole genome shotgun sequence DNA encodes these proteins:
- the LOC101488882 gene encoding uncharacterized protein produces MPPSPALRYSPGREARGDGHKRGRSLESGILFREKDDDLALFNEMQSKERDGFLLQSSDDLEDSFATKLRHFSDVNIGISIPGRRETSDLLNIDGDKNDYDWLLTPPDTPLFPSLDDDPPPTNVSSRGRPQSKAISISRSSTMEKSYRSSRGSASPNRLSPSPRSGTNTLQARGRPSSVPNYSPTSSIRYATPSRRPSPPPNKPTTPASKSSNFTPRRMSTGSSSSVVSSGVRGTSPVKTSRGNSASPKIRAWQTNIPGFSSEAPPNLRTSLSDRPASYVRGSSPASRNGRESTSKSSRQSMSPTPSRSSSSMHSHDRDRFSTRSKGSVASSGDDDLDSLHSIPVGSLDKLTSRRDGSSSTSRTPAISKKSPRMVSPNSAPKKSFDSAFRQMDRKSPQNMFRQLLSSVPSTTLYAGKANSAHRSLVSRNSSISSNSHTPFDRVTTFALDTAGVDHNQDDMASETDKMSYPDLHEEVFAFDNIDALNENIKHELNEESVDILQKQNRGSRNVFGATEAEDSVYYAHIDAEGNESSETSRVRDIISETGSFENTAICSQCGCCYQVISQAENNIQLCPECSRKTSLLRVILPETMLAVSEGSSVISAIMPKEEKSLSETSQLRDVSQLPQETDTGNLRFPLGEHDYEESETSCSELNLVHSQNSSIPSSLREGYEQMPANQLEMNGSGGDCKKHDDEFGDHQLYHYNDRPNMNTDPTEGTGISVLLKRSSSNKGPIVRARTFTATTISYDDLSLSRDSLNSIRSSTRPGSYSASPSTDFSSTRQTEFRIPRQLSGRKLDGDCGYDLRIKAPSTGSSFSITSNHSHHEVGLATRETSGNTEYNLVEEIPQVLRENQASGNAMTDVADATTTHPTAVEEDKLENDDNCRGNNACSSEILTREDCVHPDDNLVTSFTNPRDCISYENVEDHPNNASCVSNIETSVKAPELSCHEKHDVQGANVNELNALVIAHCSTITESDIEGENYCGNNTDLVNDDLSLVSKSALDDFRVPSARNPSSHCHTASVAELNASESHGNEESTVTVECQGAGNTRSLTLEEATDTILFCSSIIHDLAYQAATTAMEKECSDPFEGSEPTVTLLGKPVSDRKEVRRRPVSRRALKTPKTRQKRVETDVKTPSDETENDENIDESFTNNVGVGVPNKVDSMKPPKLESKCNCIIM; encoded by the exons ATGCCACCTTCCCCGGCATTGAGATACTCTCCGGGGAGAGAGGCGAGAGGAGATGGTCACAAGCGGGGGCGTAGTCTCGAAAGTGGAATACTTTTCCGGGAGAAAGATGACGATCTTGCTTTGTTCAATGAAATGCAGTCCAAAGAAAGAGATGGTTTTTTGCTTCAGTCTTCAGATGACTTGGAAGACTCATTCG CTACAAAGTTGAGGCATTTTTCTGATGTCAACATTGGAATCTCCATTCCTGGTCGGCGAGAAACTAGTGACTTGCTTAATATAGATGGCGACAAAAATGATTATGACTG GTTATTGACACCCCCAGATACGCCACTATTTCCTTCATTAGATGATGATCCCCCACCAACTAATGTTTCAAGCAGAGGAAGGCCTCAGAGTAAAGCCATTTCCATATCAAGATCTTCTACG ATGGAAAAAAGTTACAGAAGCAGTAGGGGTAGTGCAAGTCCAAATCGTTTAAGTCCATCTCCTCGTTCGGGAACTAATACATTGCAAGCAAGGGGAAGGCCTTCATCAGTGCCAAATTACAGTCCAACCTCAAGTATACGGTATGCGACTCCATCAAGAAGACCATCACCACCTCCAAATAAGCCCACGACGCCTGCGTCCAAGTCTTCCAATTTTACTCCGCGGAGGATGAGCACTGGTTCCAGCAGCTCTGTTGTCTCATCTGGAGTTAGGGGAACTTCACCCGTGAAGACAAGTCGTGGAAACTCTGCATCACCAAAGATAAGGGCATGGCAAACTAATATACCTGGCTTCTCTTCTGAAGCTCCTCCCAATCTTCGGACTTCTTTGTCCGACCGACCAGCATCGTATGTGAGGGGTTCATCTCCAGCATCCAGAAATGGCAGGGAGTCCACCTCCAAATCCAGCAGGCAATCGATGTCTCCAACTCCTTCTAGGAGCAGTAGCTCCATGCATAGTCATGATCGAGACCGATTCAGCACACGCAGCAAAGGTTCTGTTGCATCATCTGGTGATGATGACCTAGACTCTCTTCACTCCATCCCAGTGGGTAGCTTAGACAAATTGACTTCAAGAAGGGATGGCTCATCTTCAACCAGTAGAACTCCTGCTATTTCCAAGAAATCACCCAGGATGGTGTCACCAAATTCTGCTCCTAAAAAATCATTCGACTCTGCTTTTCGTCAAATG GATAGAAAAAGTCCTCAGAACATGTTCAGGCAACTATTATCAAGTGTTCCTAGTACAACCCTTTATGCTGGAAAAGCAAATTCTGCACATCGTTCCCTTGTATCTAGGAATTCCTCCATCTCATCAAACAGCCATACACCATTTGATCGAGTTACAACTTTTGCTCTAGATACTGCAGGGGTTGACCATAATCAAGATGATATGGCAAGTGAAACTGATAAGATGTCATATCCTGATTTACATGAAGAAGTGTTTGCCTTTGATAACATTGACGcattaaatgaaaatattaagCATGAGCTCAACGAGGAATCAGTCGATATCCTGCAAAAGCAAAACAGAGGCTCCAGGAATGTTTTTGGTGCAACTGAAGCTGAGGATTCTGTTTACTATGCTCATATCGATGCCGAAGGCAATGAAAGTTCAGAAACTTCACGTGTCAGAGACATCATTTCTGAAACTGGTAGTTTTGAAAATACAGCAATCTGTTCTCAATGTGGTTGTTGTTATCAAGTCATTAGTCAAGCTGAGAACAATATTCAGCTTTGTCCAGAATGCAGCAGGAAAACCTCATTGTTGAGAGTCATCCTCCCTGAGACAATGTTGGCTGTATCTGAAGGTTCTTCGGTGATTTCTGCAATCATGCCTAAAGAAGAAAAATCATTATCTGAAACAAGCCAACTACGGGATGTATCTCAACTGCCTCAAGAGACAGATACGGGTAACTTAAGGTTTCCCCTCGGCGAACATGATTATGAGGAAAGTGAAACTTCATGCAGTGAACTAAACCTGGTTCACTCACAAAACAGTTCAATTCCAAGTTCATTGAGGGAGGGATATGAGCAGATGCCTGCAAACCAGCTAGAGATGAATGGATCGGGAGGTGATTGCAAGAAGCATGACGACGAATTTGGGGATCACCAGTTGTATCACTATAATGATCGCCCAAATATGAACACGGACCCCACAGAAGGCACCGGCATTTCTGTACTGCTGAAAAGGTCCAGCAGCAACAAAGGACCTATAGTTCGGGCCAGGACTTTTACCGCCACAACCATATCTTATGATGACCTGTCTCTTTCAAGAGACAGTTTAAACAGTATTAGAAGCTCGACAAGACCTGGAAGTTATTCTGCCTCACCATCGACTGATTTTAGCTCTACTAGACAAACAGAGTTTCGTATTCCCAGGCAGTTGAGTGGCAGGAAGTTGGATGGGGACTGTGGATACGACTTAAGGATCAAGGCCCCAAGCACTGGTTCATCTTTCTCTATAACTTCAAACCATTCTCACCATGAAGTAGGTCTTGCAACTCGAGAAACTTCCGGCAATACAGAATATAACCTTGTGGAGGAGATACCCCAAGTTCTTCGAGAAAATCAAGCTTCAGGAAATGCAATGACCGATGTAGCTGATGCGACTACTACCCATCCAACTGCTGTTGAGGAAGATAAACTAGAAAATGATGATAATTGTAGAGGAAATAATGCTTGCAGCTCAGAAATTTTAACGCGGGAGGATTGTGTTCATCCCGATGACAATTTAGTAACCTCATTTACAAATCCTAGGGATTGTATTTCATATGAAAATGTTGAAGACCATCCAAATAATGCAAGTTGTGTCTCAAATATTGAAACATCAGTTAAGGCTCCAGAGTTATCATGTCATGAGAAGCATGATGTGCAGGGTGCTAACGTTAATGAACTGAATGCTTTGGTAATTGCCCACTGTTCTACAATCACAGAATCAGACATTGAAGGGGAAAACTATTGCGGAAATAATACTGACCTGGTAAATGATGATCTGTCCCTGGTATCAAAGAGTGCCCTCGATGACTTTCGGGTACCTTCTGCTCGAAATCCTTCGAGTCATTGTCACACTGCTTCTGTTGCAGAGCTCAATGCATCCGAGTCCCATGGAAATG AGGAATCAACAGTTACAGTGGAGTGTCAAGGTGCAGGCAACACTAGAAGCCTGACACTTGAAGAGGCAACAGATACAATCCTTTTTTGCAGTTCTATCATCCATGATCTAGCATATCAGGCTGCAACAACAGCAATGGAAAAGGAATGCTCTGATCCATTTGAAGGTTCTGAACCAACAGTAACATTATTGGGGAAACCCGTTTCTGACAGAAAGGAGGTTCGCAGACGACCTGTCAGCAGGCGTGCCTTAAAAACCCCGAAGACTCGACAGAAGAGGGTGGAAACTGATGTCAAAACCCCTTCTGACGAGACCGAGAATGATGAAAATATTGATGAATCTTTCACAAACAATGTTGGTGTTGGGGTTCCTAACAAGGTAGATAGTATGAAGCCCCCAAAGCTTGAATCAAAGTGCAATTGCATCATAATGTGA